In Ciconia boyciana chromosome 16, ASM3463844v1, whole genome shotgun sequence, one genomic interval encodes:
- the LOC140660594 gene encoding myosin heavy chain, skeletal muscle, adult-like isoform X3 translates to MSSDSEMAIFGAAAPYLRKSEKERIEAQNKPFDAKTSVFVVHPKESFVKGTIQSKESGKVTVKTEAGETLTVKDDQIFSMNPPKYDKIEDMAMMTHLHEPAVLYNLKERYAAWMIYTYSGLFCVTVNPYKWLPVYNPEVVLAYRGKKRQEAPPHIFSISDNAYQFMLTDRENQSILITGESGAGKTVNTKRVIQYFATIAASGDKKKEEQQSGKMQGTLEDQIISANPLLEAFGNAKTVRNDNSSRFGKFIRIHFGATGKLASADIETYLLEKSRVTFQLKAERSYHIFYQIMSNKKPELIDMLLITTNPYDYQFVSQGEITVASINDQEELMATDSAIDILGFTPDEKTAIYKLTGAVMHYGNLKFKQKQREEQAEPDGTEVADKAAYLMGLNSADLLKALCYPRVKVGNEYVTKGQTVQQVNNAVGALAKAVYEKMFLWMVVRINQQLDTKQPRQYFIGVLDIAGFEIFDFNSLEQLCINFTNEKLQQFFNHHMFVLEQEEYKKEGIEWTFIDFGMDLAACIELIEKPMGIFSILEEECMFPKATDTSFKNKLYDQHLGKSNNFQKPKPGKGKAEAHFSLVHYAGTVDYNISGWLEKNKDPLNETVIGLYQKSSVKTLALLFASAGGEAGHGGGGGKKGGKKKGSSFQTVSALFRENLNKLMTNLRSTHPHFVRCIIPNETKTPGAMEHELVLHQLRCNGVLEGIRICRKGFPSRVLYADFKQRYKVLNASAIPEGQFIDSKKASEKLLGSIDVDHTQYKFGHTKVFFKAGLLGLLEEMRDEKLAQLITRTQARCRGFLMRVEYQRMVERRESIFCIQYNIRAFMNVKHWPWMKLFFKIKPLLKSAESEKEMANMKEEFEKTKEELAKSEAKRKELEEKMVSLLQEKNDLQLQVQAEADSLADAEERCDQLIKTKIQLEAKIKELTERAEDEEEINAELTAKKRKLEDECSELKKDIDDLELTLAKVEKEKHATENKVKNLTEEMAALDETIVKLTKEKKALQEAHQQTLDDLQAEEDKVNTLTKAKTKLEQQVDDLEGSLEQEKKLRMDLERAKRKLEGDLKLAHDSIMDLENDKQQLDEKLKKKDFEISQIQSKIEDEQALGMQLQKKIKELQARIEELEEEIEAERTSRAKAEKHRADLSRELEEISERLEEAGGATAAQIDMNKKREAEFQKMRRDLEEATLQHEATAATLRKKHADSTAELGEQIDNLQRVKQKLEKEKSELKMEIDDLASNMESVSKAKASLEKMCRTLEDQLSEIKTKEEEHQRMINDLNAQRARLQTESGEYSRQVEEKDALISQLSRGKQAFTQQIEELKRHLEEEIKAKSALAHALQSARHDCDLLREQYEEEQEAKGELQRALSKANSEVAQWRTKYETDAIQRTEELEEAKKKLAQRLQDAEEHVEAVNAKCASLEKTKQRLQNEVEDLMIDVERSNAACAALDKKQKNFDKILAEWKQKYEETQTELEASQKESRSLSTELFKMKNAYEESLDHLETLKRENKNLQQEISDLTEQIAEGGKVIHDLEKVKKQIEQEKSEIQAALEEAEASLEHEEGKILRLQLELNQVKSEIDRKIAEKDEEIDQMKRNHLRVVESMQSTLDAEIRSRNEALRLKKKMEGDLNEMEIQLSHANRVAAEAQKNLRNTQAVLKDTQIHLDDALRTQEDLKEQVAMVERRANLLQAEVEELRAALEQTERSRKVAEQELLDASERVQLLHSQNTSLINTKKKLETDIAQIQGEMEDTIQEARNAEEKAKKAITDAAMMAEELKKEQDTSAHLERMKKNLDQTVKDLQLRLDEAEQLALKGGKKQIQKLEARVRELEGEVDAEQKRSAEAVKGVRKYERRVKELTYQSEEDRKNILRLQDLVDKLQMKVKSYKRQAEEAEELSNVNLSKFRKIQHELEEAEERADIAESQVNKLRVKSREFHTKKIGEEE, encoded by the exons ATGTCATCAGACTCTGAGATGGCCATCTTTGGGGCGGCAGCTCCTTACCTCCGAAAgtcagaaaaggagagaatCGAGGCCCAGAACAAGCCTTTTGATGCCAAGACATCCGTCTTTGTGGTGCATCCTAAGGAATCCTTTGTGAAAGGGACAATCCAGAGCAAAGAATCAGGGAAGGTCACTGTCAAGACTGAAGCAGGAGAG ACACTGACCGTGAAGGACGATCAAATCTTCTCCATGAACCCTCCCAAGTATGATAAAATTGAGGACATGGCCATGATGACCCACCTCCACGAACCCGCTGTGCTGTACAACCTCAAAGAGCGTTATGCAGCCTGGATGATCTAC ACCTACTCGGGTCTCTTCTGCGTCACTGTCAACCCCTACAAGTGGCTGCCGGTGTACAACCCGGAGGTGGTGTTGGCCTACCGAGGCAAGAAGCGCCAGGAGGCCCCTCCACACATCTTCTCCATCTCTGACAATGCCTATCAGTTCATGCTGACTG ATCGTGAGAACCAGTCAATCCTAATCAC CGGAGAATCCGGTGCCGGGAAGACTGTGAACACAAAGCGTGTCATCCAGTACTTTGCAACAATTGCAGCAAGTGGGGATaagaagaaagaggagcagCAGTCAGGCAAAATGCAG GGAACGCTTGAGGATCAAATCATCAGCGCCAACCCACTGCTGGAGGCCTTTGGAAATGCCAAGACTGTGAGGAATGACAACTCCTCACGCTTT GGCAAATTCATTCGAATCCACTTCGGAGCCACAGGCAAACTGGCTTCTGCTGACATTGAAACAT ATCTGCTGGAGAAGTCCAGAGTTACTTTCCAgctcaaagcagaaagaagctaCCACATATTTTATCAGATCATGTCCAACAAGAAGCCGGAGCTAATAG ATATGCTCCTCATCACCACCAACCCATATGACTACCAATTTGTGAGTCAAGGTGAGATTACTGTTGCCAGCATTAATGACCAGGAGGAGCTGATGGCTACAGAT AGTGCCATTGACATCCTGGGCTTCACTCCTGATGAGAAGACAGCCATTTACAAGCTGACAGGGGCTGTCATGCACTATGGGAACCTGAAGTTCAAGCAGAAGCAGCgtgaggagcaggcagagccggACGGCACAGAAG TTGCTGACAAAGCTGCCTATTTGATGGGTCTGAACTCAGCAGATCTGCTCAAGGCCCTCTGCTACCCCCGAGTCAAGGTTGGGAATGAATATGTGACCAAGGGTCAAACTGTGCAGCAG GTGAACAATGCAGTGGGTGCTCTGGCAAAGGCTGTCTATGAGAAGATGTTCTTGTGGATGGTTGTTCGTATCAATCAACAGCTGGATACGAAGCAGCCCAGACAGTACTTCATTGGTGTCCTGGACATTGCTGGCTTCGAGATCTTTGAT TTCAACAGCCTGGAGCAGCTGTGCATCAACTTCACCAATGAGAAACTGCAACAGTTCTTCAACCACCACATGTttgtgctggagcaggaagaGTACAAGAAAGAAGGAATTGAATGGACATTCATTGACTTTGGGATGGACCTGGCTGCCTGCATTGAGCTCATTGAAAAA cCCATGGGCATCTTCTCCATCCTGGAAGAGGAGTGCATGTTCCCCAAGGCAACTGACACCTCTTTCAAGAACAAGCTCTACGACCAACATCTGGGCAAGTCCAACAACTTCCAGAAGCCCAAGCCTGGCAAAGGCAAGGCTGAGGCCCACTTCTCCCTGGTGCACTATGCTGGCACAGTGGACTACAACATCTCTGGCTGGCTTGAGAAGAACAAGGACCCCTTAAACGAAACTGTCATTGGGCTGTATCAGAAGTCATCTGTGAAGACACTGGCTTTACTTTTTGCCTCTGCTGGTGGAGAAGCAGGTCA tggtggtggtggcggcaAGAAAGGTGGCAAGAAGAAGGGTTCTTCTTTCCAGACTGTCTCAGCTCTTTTCAGG GAGAACCTAAACAAGCTGATGACCAATCTACGGAGCACTCACCCCCATTTTGTCCGCTGCATCAtcccaaatgaaacaaaaacaccTG GTGCCATGGAGCATGAACTGGTGCTTCACCAGCTGCGGTGTAACGGTGTGCTGGAAGGCATCAGAATTTGCAGGAAAGGTTTCCCCAGCAGAGTTCTCTATGCTGACTTCAAACAGAG ATACAAGGTGCTTAATGCCAGTGCCATCCCAGAAGGACAGTTCATTGATAGCAAGAAGGCTTCTGAGAAGCTGCTTGGGTCAATCGATGTGGACCACACGCAGTACAAATTTGGCCACACCAAG GTGTTCTTCAAAGCTGGGCTGCTGGGACTCCTGGAGGAGATGAGGGATGAGAAGCTGGCACAGCTCATCACTCGCACACAGGCCAGGTGCAGGGGCTTCCTGATGAGAGTGGAGTACCAGAGAATGGTGGAGAGGAG GGAGTCCATCTTCTGCATCCAGTACAACATTCGTGCATTCATGAACGTCAAGCACTGGCCCTGGATGAAGCTGTTCTTCAAGATCAAGCCCTTGCTGAAGAGTGCAGAATCTGAGAAGGAGATGGCCAACATGAAGGAAGAGTTTGAGAAAACCAAGGAAGAGCTTGCAAAGTCTGAGGCAaagaggaaggagctggaggagaaaatggtttctttgctgcaggagaaaaatgatCTGCAGCTCCAAGTGCAGGCT GAAGCAGATAGCTTGGCTGATGCTGAGGAAAGATGTGACCAGctcatcaaaaccaaaatccagcTGGAAGCCAAAATTAAGGAGCTGACTGAACGGGctgaagatgaggaggaaatTAATGCTGAGCTGACAgccaagaaaaggaaactggagGATGAATGttcagagctgaagaaagatATTGATGACCTTGAGTTAACACTGGCCAAggttgagaaagaaaaacatgccaCCGAAAACAAG GTGAAAAACCTCACAGAGGAGATGGCAGCCCTGGATGAGACCATTGTGAAGCtgacaaaagagaagaaagcccTCCAAGAGGCCCATCAGCAGACACTGGATGACCTGCAGGCAGAAGAGGACAAAGTCAATACTCTGACCAAAGCTAAAAccaagctggagcagcaagtggACGAT CTGGAAGGGTCCCTGGAGCAAGAGAAGAAACTGCGCATGGACCTTGAGAGAGCTAAGCGGAAACTCGAAGGAGACCTGAAGCTGGCCCATGACAGCATAATGGATTTGGAAAACGATAAGCAGCAGCTGgatgagaaactgaagaa GAAAGACTTTGAAATCAGCCAGATCCAGAGCAAAATCGAGGATGAGCAAGCCCTGGGCATGCAATTACAGAAGAAGATCAAGGAGCTGCAG GCTCGTATTGAGGAACTGGAGGAGGAAATTGAGGCAGAGCGAACCTCTCgggcaaaagcagagaagcatcGGGCTGACCTGTCAAGGGAGCTAGAGGAGATCAGCGAGCGCCTGGAAGAAGCAGGAGGGGCTACCGCAGCTCAGATCGATATGAACAAGAAGCGTGAGGCAGAATTCCAGAAGATGCGTCGTGACCTCGAAGAGGCCACACTGCAGCACGAAGCCACAGCTGCCACCCTGCGGAAGAAGCACGCagacagcacagctgagctTGGGGAGCAGATCGACAACCTGCAACGAGTGaagcagaagctggagaaggagaagagtgAGCTGAAGATGGAGATTGACGACTTGGCCAGTAACATGGAGTCAGTCTCCAAAGCCAAG GCAAGTCTGGAGAAGATGTGTCGCACACTGGAAGATCAGCTAAGTGAGATTAAGACAAAAGAAGAGGAGCATCAGCGCATGATCAACGACCTCAATGCTCAAAGAGCTCGTCTGCAGACAGAATCAG GTGAATATTCACGCCAGGTGGAGGAGAAAGATGCTCTGATTTCTCAGCTGTCAAGAGGCAAGCAGGCATTCACCCAACAGATTGAGGAACTCAAGAGGCACCTAGAGGAAGAGATAAAG GCCAAGAGTGCCCTTGCCCATGCTTTGCAGTCTGCTCGCCATGACTGTGACTTGCTCCGGGAACAATatgaggaggagcaggaagccAAGGGGGAGCTGCAGCGTGCCCTGTCCAAGGCCAACAGCGAAGTGGCCCAGTGGAGAACCAAATATGAGACGGATGCTATTCAGCGCacggaggagctggaggaggccaA GAAGAAGCTGGCACAGCGCCTGCAGGATGCAGAGGAACATGTCGAAGCTGTCAATGCCAAATGTGCCTCCctggaaaagacaaagcagaggctgcagaatGAAGTGGAGGACCTGATGATTGATGTGGAGCGATCAAATGCTGCCTGCGCAGCTCTGGATAAGAAGCAGAAGAACTTTGACAAG ATCCTGGCAGAGTGGAAGCAGAAGTATGAGGAAACACAGACTGAGCTGGAAGCCTCCCAGAAGGAGTCTCGCTCTCTCAGCACAGAGCTGTTTAAGATGAAGAATGCTTATGAGGAGTCCTTGGACCACCTGGAAACGCTGAAGCGTGAGAACAAGAACTTGCAGC AGGAGATTTCTGACCTCACGGAGCAGATTGCCGAGGGAGGAAAGGTGATTCATGATCTGGAGAAAGTCAAGAAGCAGATTGAACAGGAGAAATCTGAAATCCAGGCTGCCTTGGAGGAAGCTGAG GCCTCCCTAGAACACGAAGAGGGGAAGATCCTGCGCCTCCAGCTTGAGCTCAACCAGGTGAAGTCTGAGATTGACAGGAAGATAGCAGAGAAAGATGAGGAGATCGAccagatgaaaagaaaccacCTCCGAGTCGTGGAGTCCATGCAGAGCACCCTGGACGCTGAGATCAGGAGCAGGAATGAAGCCCTGCGGCTGAAGAAGAAGATGGAGGGAGACCTGAATGAAATGGAGATCCAGCTGAGCCATGCCAACCGTGTGGCTGCAGAGGCACAAAAGAACCTGAGAAACACACAGGCGGTGCTCAAG GATACCCAGATACACTTGGATGATGCTCTCAGGACACAGGAGGACCTGAAGGAGCAGGTGGCCATGGTGGAGCGTAGAGCAAACCTGCTGCAGGCTGAAGTTGAGGAGCTACGGGCAGCCCTGGAGCAGACAGAGCGGTCGAGGAAAGTGGCTGAGCAGGAGCTTCTGGATGCAAGTGAGCGAGTTCAGCTCCTCCACTCTCAG aacACCAGCTTGATCAACACCAAGAAGAAGCTGGAAACAGACATTGCCCAAATTCAGGGTGAAATGGAGGATACAATCCAGGAAGCCCGCAACGCTGAAGAGAAGGCCAAGAAGGCCATCACAGAT GCAGCCATGAtggcagaagagctgaagaaggaGCAGGACACCAGCGCCCACCTGGAGAGGATGAAGAAGAACCTGGACCAGACGGTGAAGGACCTGCAGCTTCGTCTAGATGAGGCTGAGCAGTTGGCACTGAAGGGAGGCAAGAAGCAAATCCAGAAGCTGGAGGCCAGA GTGCGGGAGCTGGAAGGGGAGGTTGATGCTGAGCAGAAGCGCAGCGCTGAAGCCGTGAAGGGTGTGCGCAAGTACGAGAGGAGGGTGAAGGAGCTCACCTACCAG TCTGAAGAAGACCGGAAGAATATTCTCAGGCTGCAGGATCTGGTGGACAAGCTGCAAATGAAGGTGAAATCCTACAAGAGACAAGCTGAGGAGGCT GAGGAGCTGTCCAATGTCAACCTCTCCAAGTTCCGCAAGATCCAGCACGAGCTGGAGGAAGCTGAGGAGCGGGCTGACATTGCAGAGTCGCAGGTCAACAAGCTCCGAGTGAAGAGCCGAGAGTTTCACACCAAGAAAATAGGAGAGGAAGAGTGA